The Synergistales bacterium genome window below encodes:
- a CDS encoding FAD-binding oxidoreductase translates to MAEWKKSADAVIIGSGVQGCSLAYNLAKLGIKDVVVLEKDSLCSGSSGRCGAGIRAQWGTEMNCRLGLACLENFENLEEELGMKIDLHQGGYIMIAYGDKEYQQLKQSVGLQNRMGIASRELSREEACEIAPGLWAEDAAGFFYHDRDGHADPFLTTYAYHEAAKRLGVTFLKFTECTGIKVDKGRVAGVETTRGEIDTPVVVNCAGGYAQQVAKMAGIELPNYSERHQIIVTEPVEYGLCPPMLMSFTGNFYIQQRPNGSIIGGCSPEGHPDDMANGNTWEFLEKMSRKFTRLLPATREVRVVRQWSGQYNMTPDKQPILGEADGIKGFYLSVGYSGHGFMFATITGPLMAELINGQEPSIPIEMLHYRRFAKGELILEPAVV, encoded by the coding sequence ATGGCCGAGTGGAAGAAGAGCGCCGATGCGGTGATCATCGGGAGCGGCGTGCAGGGCTGCTCTCTGGCCTACAATCTGGCCAAACTCGGCATCAAGGATGTGGTTGTCCTTGAAAAGGATTCCCTCTGCTCCGGTTCCTCCGGCCGCTGCGGCGCCGGCATCAGGGCGCAGTGGGGAACAGAGATGAACTGCCGTCTTGGTCTGGCCTGCCTGGAGAACTTTGAAAACCTCGAAGAGGAACTGGGCATGAAGATCGACCTGCATCAGGGTGGCTACATCATGATCGCCTACGGCGACAAGGAGTACCAGCAGCTGAAACAGAGCGTAGGTCTGCAGAACCGAATGGGCATCGCCTCCCGGGAGCTGTCCAGGGAGGAGGCCTGCGAGATCGCTCCCGGCCTCTGGGCCGAGGACGCGGCGGGCTTTTTCTATCACGACAGGGACGGCCACGCCGATCCCTTCCTGACCACCTACGCCTACCACGAAGCCGCCAAGCGCCTGGGCGTCACCTTTCTCAAGTTCACCGAATGCACGGGCATCAAGGTGGACAAGGGACGGGTGGCCGGTGTGGAGACCACCCGCGGCGAGATCGACACGCCGGTGGTGGTGAACTGCGCCGGCGGGTACGCCCAGCAGGTGGCCAAGATGGCCGGCATCGAGCTGCCCAACTACTCCGAACGGCACCAGATCATCGTCACCGAGCCGGTGGAGTACGGCCTCTGTCCGCCCATGCTGATGAGCTTCACCGGCAACTTCTATATCCAGCAGCGCCCCAACGGCTCGATCATCGGCGGCTGCAGCCCCGAAGGGCATCCCGACGACATGGCCAACGGCAACACCTGGGAGTTCCTGGAGAAGATGTCCCGGAAGTTCACCCGGCTCCTTCCTGCCACCAGGGAGGTCAGGGTTGTCAGGCAGTGGTCCGGCCAGTACAACATGACCCCCGACAAGCAGCCCATTCTCGGCGAGGCCGACGGAATCAAGGGGTTCTATCTCTCTGTCGGCTATTCCGGCCACGGGTTCATGTTCGCCACCATTACGGGGCCGCTCATGGCCGAACTGATCAATGGGCAGGAGCCCTCCATTCCAATCGAGATGCTGCACTACCGACGCTTCGCCAAAGGCGAGCTGATCCTGGAACCGGCGGTCGTCTGA
- a CDS encoding (2Fe-2S)-binding protein produces the protein MADKSNEIVVCRCEEVTMGEIREWIAKGYDTFDELKRVLRVGMGPCQGRGCRDIILREISRMTGTPYSEVPPGTFRPPSKPVKLGLLAEGGDD, from the coding sequence ATGGCTGACAAGAGCAACGAAATCGTCGTCTGCCGCTGCGAAGAGGTCACCATGGGCGAGATCCGCGAGTGGATCGCCAAGGGATACGACACATTCGACGAGCTGAAGCGGGTGCTGCGGGTCGGGATGGGCCCCTGCCAGGGCCGCGGGTGCCGGGACATCATCCTGCGGGAGATCTCCAGGATGACCGGCACCCCCTACAGCGAGGTTCCGCCGGGCACCTTCCGCCCGCCCAGCAAGCCCGTCAAGCTCGGTTTGCTGGCCGAGGGGGGCGACGACTGA
- a CDS encoding 4Fe-4S dicluster domain-containing protein, protein MTEKEQLFNSGVLTEERAGAVTPPKDLWENKANGLVIIECPQRIPCNPCHTSCPTGAVQPFKDINDVPTIDYSKCTGCAMCVAKCPGLACFVVDLTYGGKDEALMKLPYEMLPRPEKGQEVACLDREGREVCRSNVVNVQEPWKDSTLVVHVSVPRDKVNDVRAVKVV, encoded by the coding sequence ATGACAGAGAAAGAACAGCTCTTCAACAGCGGCGTGCTCACCGAAGAGCGTGCCGGCGCCGTCACCCCGCCGAAAGATCTGTGGGAGAACAAAGCCAACGGACTCGTCATCATCGAATGCCCCCAGCGGATCCCCTGCAACCCCTGCCACACCAGCTGCCCCACCGGCGCCGTGCAGCCCTTCAAAGACATCAACGACGTGCCCACCATCGACTACAGCAAGTGCACCGGCTGCGCCATGTGCGTCGCCAAGTGCCCCGGCCTCGCCTGCTTCGTCGTGGACCTCACCTACGGCGGCAAAGACGAAGCCCTGATGAAGCTCCCCTACGAGATGCTGCCCCGCCCCGAGAAAGGCCAGGAGGTCGCCTGCCTGGACCGGGAAGGCCGGGAAGTCTGCCGGAGCAACGTCGTGAACGTGCAGGAACCCTGGAAAGACAGCACCCTGGTGGTCCACGTCAGCGTCCCCAGGGACAAGGTCAACGACGTACGTGCCGTGAAGGTGGTGTAG
- a CDS encoding NAD(P)/FAD-dependent oxidoreductase: protein MRQTEVLVIGGGPAGLSAAVEAAKLGAEVTVVDSDLRLGGQLIKQTHKFFGSREEHAGTRGYKIGDILFDELEGLKDKVTILSNCTATGYYKEDGVVSCTIGEDEYFRMKPRKVIVATGAQERLIPFPNNDMPGVYGAGAVQTLMNVYGVLPGDRVLMVGAGNIGLIVSYQLMQAGVDIAGVVEAMPKVGGYWVHAAKIRRLGVPIYLRHTVSEAYGEGIVEGAVIQEINENFQPVGDPKNIDCDIICMAVGLTPTCELLWQADAEMRFVPQLCGYVPLRSDDMRTSNPDFWVAGDAAGIEEASSAMVEGQIAGVFAAASLRHGNEEDIREKSRHLRERLNHLRAGEVGAKIRSGLEEVCQTCWEV, encoded by the coding sequence GTGCGTCAGACAGAGGTACTCGTAATCGGAGGAGGCCCGGCCGGACTTTCGGCGGCCGTGGAAGCAGCGAAACTGGGAGCGGAGGTCACCGTCGTGGACAGCGACCTTCGGCTCGGCGGCCAGCTCATCAAGCAGACCCACAAGTTTTTCGGTTCCCGGGAGGAGCACGCCGGGACCCGGGGGTACAAGATCGGCGACATCCTCTTTGACGAGCTGGAAGGACTGAAAGACAAGGTCACCATCCTCTCCAACTGTACCGCCACAGGGTACTACAAAGAAGACGGCGTGGTGTCCTGTACCATCGGCGAAGACGAATACTTCCGGATGAAACCCAGGAAAGTCATCGTCGCCACCGGAGCGCAGGAGCGGCTCATCCCCTTCCCCAACAACGACATGCCCGGCGTCTACGGAGCCGGAGCCGTCCAGACCCTGATGAACGTCTACGGCGTCCTGCCCGGTGACCGGGTGCTCATGGTAGGAGCAGGGAACATCGGCCTCATCGTCAGCTACCAGCTCATGCAGGCAGGCGTGGACATCGCCGGCGTCGTGGAAGCCATGCCCAAAGTCGGCGGGTACTGGGTACACGCCGCGAAGATCCGCCGCCTGGGCGTTCCCATCTACCTGCGCCACACCGTCAGCGAAGCCTACGGCGAGGGCATCGTAGAAGGCGCCGTCATCCAGGAGATCAACGAGAACTTCCAGCCCGTGGGCGATCCCAAGAACATCGACTGCGACATCATCTGCATGGCCGTCGGCCTCACCCCCACCTGCGAACTCCTCTGGCAAGCCGATGCAGAGATGCGTTTCGTCCCGCAGCTCTGCGGATACGTGCCGCTGCGGAGCGACGACATGCGGACCAGCAACCCCGATTTCTGGGTCGCCGGAGACGCCGCCGGAATCGAAGAAGCCTCGTCGGCCATGGTGGAAGGACAGATCGCCGGAGTCTTCGCCGCCGCCTCCCTGCGGCACGGGAACGAAGAAGACATCAGGGAGAAATCCAGGCATCTGCGCGAGCGGCTGAACCACCTCCGTGCCGGAGAAGTGGGCGCCAAGATCCGCAGCGGGCTCGAAGAAGTCTGCCAGACCTGCTGGGAGGTATAA
- a CDS encoding (2Fe-2S)-binding protein yields the protein MKLIEEHPILDFSHGRRVTFSFDGKPMEGFEGEPIAAALHANGVRTYRVTPEMERTRGFFCAIGKCSSCFMVVDGVPNVRTCVTPLSEGMQVETQKGKGVISPEKA from the coding sequence TTGAAACTGATCGAGGAGCATCCGATACTGGATTTTTCCCACGGACGTCGCGTGACGTTCTCCTTTGACGGGAAACCCATGGAAGGTTTTGAAGGCGAGCCCATCGCGGCGGCGCTGCACGCCAACGGTGTCCGGACCTACCGGGTCACGCCGGAGATGGAACGGACGCGGGGGTTTTTCTGCGCCATCGGAAAGTGTTCTTCCTGCTTCATGGTCGTCGACGGCGTACCGAACGTGCGTACCTGCGTGACGCCCCTGAGCGAGGGAATGCAGGTGGAGACACAGAAGGGCAAAGGCGTCATCAGCCCGGAGAAGGCGTAA
- the tsaB gene encoding tRNA (adenosine(37)-N6)-threonylcarbamoyltransferase complex dimerization subunit type 1 TsaB — protein sequence MGVTLGIDCSLRATNIGLVEDGSCIGETTLVSGRRQASALPGLVDHLFASLGCSLQDLDLIAIANGPGYFTGIRVGLAYGAALAHGLGIPVCPVSTLEAMAWQLPVPGRRVYPVVRARRNLVFTGGFLCTDEGGLCSILGETVMPEDECLKILASEERTTVLCNDRASLSFLEGAAMPVIDGITARGGTVARIGGRRIDQAVAPDTIQGNYLRSPDIG from the coding sequence ATGGGTGTGACCCTTGGAATCGACTGTTCGCTGCGTGCGACCAATATCGGGCTCGTAGAAGATGGTAGCTGTATCGGCGAGACCACGCTTGTTTCCGGCCGGCGGCAGGCCTCCGCGCTTCCCGGTCTGGTGGATCATCTCTTTGCCTCTCTTGGCTGTTCCCTTCAGGATCTCGACCTCATCGCCATCGCCAACGGCCCCGGCTACTTCACTGGGATCAGGGTGGGCCTCGCCTACGGGGCCGCCCTGGCGCATGGACTGGGGATTCCCGTCTGCCCGGTGAGTACGCTGGAGGCCATGGCGTGGCAGCTTCCGGTCCCCGGCAGGAGGGTCTATCCTGTCGTTCGGGCCAGAAGGAATCTTGTCTTTACTGGGGGGTTCCTCTGCACCGATGAAGGGGGGCTCTGCTCCATTCTCGGCGAGACGGTGATGCCGGAAGACGAATGTCTAAAGATTCTTGCATCGGAGGAGCGCACCACGGTCCTCTGTAACGACCGGGCCTCTCTTTCGTTCCTTGAAGGGGCCGCAATGCCGGTGATAGACGGCATTACGGCCCGGGGAGGGACGGTGGCGCGCATCGGCGGGAGACGGATCGATCAGGCGGTTGCCCCGGACACGATCCAGGGCAATTATCTCCGCAGCCCCGATATCGGGTAA
- the tsaE gene encoding tRNA (adenosine(37)-N6)-threonylcarbamoyltransferase complex ATPase subunit type 1 TsaE: MYLEDLAETQQLGRVLAESAYEGLIVLLDGELGTGKTELVRAIAARLGTAETRSPSFTLVNEYRGTVHVVHADLYRIAPEEVGELELEEYAREGALLLVEWAERWRRPPGSDVWRITLAFGEGVGTQPWNAPRSCRLTARGNRAWISLDGAMAALAGADAASAEREVE, from the coding sequence TTGTATCTGGAGGATCTCGCCGAGACGCAGCAGTTGGGGCGCGTTCTGGCGGAATCCGCCTACGAAGGACTCATTGTGTTGCTCGACGGCGAACTCGGGACGGGGAAGACGGAGTTGGTCCGGGCTATCGCAGCCCGTCTGGGGACAGCGGAGACGAGGAGCCCATCGTTCACCCTGGTCAACGAGTATAGAGGGACCGTCCATGTGGTCCATGCCGACCTCTACCGCATTGCTCCGGAAGAGGTGGGCGAGCTGGAACTGGAGGAGTACGCCCGGGAGGGCGCGCTTCTCCTTGTCGAATGGGCCGAACGGTGGCGCCGCCCCCCGGGCAGTGATGTCTGGCGCATCACGCTTGCCTTCGGGGAAGGTGTCGGGACGCAGCCGTGGAACGCCCCGCGATCCTGTCGTCTCACCGCCCGGGGGAACCGGGCATGGATCTCCCTGGACGGTGCCATGGCGGCCCTGGCGGGGGCGGACGCCGCGTCCGCGGAGAGGGAGGTGGAGTGA